One segment of Halalkalicoccus tibetensis DNA contains the following:
- a CDS encoding aldo/keto reductase, whose protein sequence is MEPELPPIGLGTMGIEDPDTVARAIELGYRHLDTAQIYENEDVVGEGISRADVPREELTVATKVWADSLAPADVHRSTEESLGELGLDSVELLYVHRPIEAYDPEETLPAFDSLREDGLIEHVGLSNFTTTQLEKARGILEAPIAAHQVEYHPFYWEEELLDFAREDGHALVAYSPLAQGEVFDDPVLEEIAAEHGASEAQVALAWLAGTEGVVPIPKASSEEHLKANLAAAEIELTEEERGRIDGIEDAEKLFE, encoded by the coding sequence ATGGAACCGGAGCTCCCCCCGATCGGCCTCGGGACGATGGGCATCGAGGACCCCGACACGGTCGCGCGGGCGATCGAGCTGGGCTATCGCCACCTCGACACCGCACAGATCTACGAGAACGAGGACGTGGTCGGCGAGGGGATCTCCCGCGCGGACGTGCCCCGCGAGGAGCTCACGGTGGCGACGAAGGTCTGGGCCGACAGCCTCGCGCCCGCGGACGTCCACCGGAGTACGGAGGAGAGCCTCGGCGAACTGGGCCTCGACTCCGTAGAGCTGCTCTACGTCCACCGCCCGATCGAGGCCTACGACCCCGAGGAAACGCTGCCTGCGTTCGATTCGCTTCGTGAGGACGGGCTGATCGAGCACGTCGGCCTGAGCAACTTCACTACTACCCAGCTCGAGAAGGCTCGTGGGATCCTCGAGGCGCCGATCGCCGCTCACCAGGTCGAGTACCACCCGTTCTACTGGGAGGAGGAGCTCCTCGATTTCGCCCGCGAGGACGGCCACGCGCTCGTCGCGTACTCGCCGCTCGCTCAGGGAGAGGTGTTCGACGACCCGGTCTTAGAGGAGATCGCCGCGGAGCACGGGGCCAGCGAGGCGCAGGTCGCCCTCGCGTGGCTCGCGGGGACGGAGGGCGTCGTCCCGATCCCGAAGGCGAGCAGCGAGGAGCACTTGAAGGCGAACCTCGCGGCCGCGGAGATCGAGCTCACCGAGGAGGAACGCGGGCGGATCGACGGGATCGAGGACGCGGAGAAGCTGTTCGAGTAA
- a CDS encoding MATE family efflux transporter → MAEQTLRTLMRTTDIVVAGFFSPAAVAAVGLADVYARLPLWLGLGVGDGAIALSSQDTGSGADANRDQAVTWAITIGIVVGLPFVLFGLLFSYTAIEVLGAESEVVRIGGLYLAVVLISAPAYHLTLIGARSIQGTGDTRTPMYVNGAANVLNIVGTVSLAFGLGPLPELSVIGIAVATAVSDTLAALALVAVIARPKGELSLVRPADLTIAKQLIVISAPRVAEGLTEVVAEFPFNAILLAFGTEVNAAYHIGRRMEQQIASPLARGYATAANIIAGQSLGRGEPRKAYFDGWAAAGLATLTVGGLGLALVAGAEWFVLVFTRDPATIEYAVGFARAYGIAAVFIALYVVIAGSLRGGSETVSPFLAKLSGMVVFMLGISYVFGIRLEYGVVAAYVALVADYAWRNLVVGAVYYRRNWLDRGTRMMSDRGSIGGDED, encoded by the coding sequence ATGGCCGAGCAGACGCTGCGGACGCTGATGCGGACGACCGACATCGTCGTCGCCGGCTTCTTCTCGCCGGCGGCGGTGGCCGCGGTCGGCCTGGCGGACGTCTACGCCCGCCTGCCGCTGTGGCTCGGGCTGGGCGTCGGCGACGGCGCGATCGCGCTGTCGAGCCAGGACACCGGCAGCGGCGCCGACGCCAACCGGGATCAGGCGGTCACCTGGGCGATCACGATCGGGATCGTCGTCGGCCTGCCGTTCGTGCTGTTCGGCCTGCTCTTTAGTTATACGGCGATCGAGGTGCTCGGCGCCGAAAGCGAGGTCGTGCGGATCGGCGGGCTGTATCTCGCGGTCGTGCTGATCAGCGCGCCGGCCTACCACCTCACGCTGATCGGCGCGCGCTCGATCCAGGGGACCGGCGACACCCGCACCCCGATGTACGTCAACGGGGCCGCGAACGTCCTGAACATCGTCGGGACGGTGAGCCTGGCGTTCGGGCTGGGCCCGCTGCCCGAGCTCTCGGTGATCGGGATCGCGGTCGCGACCGCCGTCTCCGACACGCTGGCGGCGCTGGCGCTCGTGGCGGTCATCGCGCGCCCGAAGGGCGAGCTCTCGCTGGTGCGCCCGGCCGACCTCACGATCGCGAAACAGCTCATCGTCATCAGCGCCCCGCGGGTCGCCGAGGGCCTCACCGAGGTCGTCGCGGAGTTCCCGTTCAACGCGATCCTGCTGGCGTTCGGCACCGAGGTCAACGCCGCCTACCACATCGGTCGACGGATGGAACAGCAGATCGCCTCGCCGCTCGCACGGGGGTATGCCACCGCCGCGAACATCATCGCCGGCCAGTCGCTCGGCCGTGGCGAGCCCCGCAAGGCCTACTTCGACGGCTGGGCGGCCGCGGGCCTCGCGACGCTGACCGTCGGCGGGCTCGGGCTCGCCCTCGTGGCCGGCGCCGAGTGGTTCGTCCTCGTCTTCACGCGCGACCCGGCCACCATCGAGTACGCCGTCGGCTTCGCGCGGGCCTACGGGATCGCGGCGGTCTTCATCGCGCTGTACGTCGTGATCGCCGGCTCGCTGCGGGGCGGCAGCGAGACCGTCTCGCCGTTCCTCGCGAAGCTCTCGGGGATGGTGGTCTTCATGCTGGGGATCTCCTACGTTTTCGGCATCCGCCTGGAGTACGGCGTCGTCGCGGCCTACGTCGCGCTCGTCGCCGACTACGCCTGGCGAAACCTCGTCGTCGGCGCGGTCTACTACCGGCGCAACTGGCTCGACCGGGGCACCCGGATGATGTCCGATCGGGGCAGCATCGGGGGCGACGAGGACTAG
- a CDS encoding TspO/MBR family protein has protein sequence MTEFSVAGVRISRREVLGAIAAAVLINLIGALGVPFTTPDSAWFQALEKPWFYPPGATFGIVWTLLFTLMGIAAYLVYRQGTENRAVKLALGVFAVQMVVNVAWSPTFFAAQELLLALGVIVVLWVLIVATIAAFARVDRRAAALLVPYLAWVSFAAVLNYSIWALN, from the coding sequence ATGACGGAGTTCTCGGTCGCCGGCGTTCGGATCAGCCGCCGCGAGGTCCTCGGCGCGATCGCCGCGGCCGTCCTGATCAACCTGATCGGGGCGCTGGGCGTCCCGTTCACCACCCCCGACAGCGCGTGGTTCCAGGCGCTCGAGAAGCCGTGGTTCTACCCGCCGGGCGCGACGTTCGGGATCGTCTGGACGCTGCTGTTCACCCTCATGGGGATCGCCGCCTACCTCGTCTACCGTCAAGGGACGGAGAACCGCGCGGTGAAGCTCGCGCTGGGCGTCTTCGCCGTCCAGATGGTCGTCAACGTCGCGTGGTCGCCGACGTTCTTTGCGGCACAGGAGCTGCTGCTCGCGCTCGGGGTCATCGTCGTCCTCTGGGTCCTGATCGTCGCGACCATCGCCGCCTTCGCGCGGGTCGACCGGCGTGCCGCGGCGCTGTTGGTGCCGTATCTCGCGTGGGTCAGCTTCGCGGCCGTCCTCAACTACTCGATCTGGGCGCTGAACTAG
- the truD gene encoding tRNA pseudouridine(13) synthase TruD, producing MDDRLRSAHPVEREVGMAYYVSAADGIGGRIRDRDADFRVSEIEAFEAQPLDADPDAYPHLVLRATLRGWDTNDFARRLSDAMGISRERVSWAGTKDKRAVTTQLFSVAKGDPDELPEIRDVDIEVLGRAGRAIEFGDLAGNAFEIRVREADPEGVDAITEELRAFGGGRAGVPNYFGQQRFGSRRPVTHEVGLAIARGDWRGAVMEYLANPREAEPEDTQAARGYVGETEDWAGALERFPRKLGFERSMLHRLVEGSAGSEEDFREALETVPTNLQRLFVNAAQSYLFNRILSERLERGLPFDRAVAGDVVCFADSEASEGLARPDTDRTQRVTEERVETINRHVERGRAFVTAPLVGTGTELGQGEPGEIERDVLSAAGISPTDFELPGEFGSTGTRRAILLTTDLSVERDPLTFDFALPSGSYATVLLREYLKCDPRELG from the coding sequence ATGGACGACCGTCTCAGGTCCGCCCACCCCGTCGAGCGCGAGGTCGGCATGGCCTACTACGTCAGCGCTGCCGACGGGATCGGCGGGCGGATCCGCGATCGGGACGCGGACTTCCGGGTCAGCGAGATCGAGGCGTTCGAGGCCCAGCCGCTCGACGCCGACCCCGACGCCTACCCCCATCTGGTGCTCCGGGCCACCCTCCGGGGCTGGGACACAAACGACTTCGCGAGGCGGCTCTCGGACGCGATGGGGATCAGCCGCGAGCGCGTCTCGTGGGCTGGGACGAAGGACAAGCGGGCCGTGACGACCCAGCTGTTCAGCGTCGCGAAGGGTGACCCCGACGAGCTTCCCGAGATCCGAGACGTCGATATCGAGGTGCTCGGCCGAGCCGGCCGCGCGATCGAGTTCGGCGACCTGGCGGGCAATGCCTTCGAGATCCGTGTCAGGGAGGCCGATCCCGAGGGGGTCGACGCGATCACCGAGGAGCTCCGGGCGTTCGGCGGGGGTCGGGCGGGAGTTCCCAACTACTTCGGCCAGCAGCGCTTCGGGAGCAGGCGGCCGGTCACCCACGAGGTCGGGCTGGCGATCGCCCGCGGCGACTGGCGCGGGGCGGTCATGGAGTATCTCGCCAATCCCCGCGAGGCCGAGCCCGAGGACACGCAGGCGGCCAGGGGTTACGTCGGCGAGACGGAGGACTGGGCGGGCGCGCTCGAACGCTTCCCTCGGAAACTCGGCTTCGAGCGCTCGATGCTCCACCGGTTGGTCGAGGGCAGCGCGGGAAGCGAGGAGGACTTCCGGGAGGCTCTGGAGACCGTCCCGACGAACCTCCAGCGGCTGTTCGTCAACGCCGCCCAATCGTACTTGTTCAACCGGATCCTGAGCGAGCGCCTCGAGCGCGGCCTGCCGTTCGACCGCGCGGTCGCCGGCGACGTGGTCTGTTTCGCCGATTCGGAGGCTTCCGAGGGGCTCGCCCGTCCCGACACCGACAGGACCCAGCGCGTCACCGAGGAGCGCGTCGAGACGATCAACCGCCACGTCGAACGGGGGCGGGCGTTCGTCACCGCGCCGCTCGTGGGCACCGGGACGGAGCTCGGGCAGGGCGAGCCGGGCGAGATCGAACGCGACGTCCTCTCGGCGGCCGGGATCTCCCCCACCGACTTCGAGCTGCCCGGCGAGTTCGGCTCGACGGGCACCCGCAGGGCGATCCTGCTGACGACCGACCTCTCGGTCGAGCGCGACCCCCTCACCTTCGACTTCGCGCTTCCCAGCGGCTCGTACGCGACCGTCCTGCTCCGCGAGTACCTGAAGTGCGACCCCCGCGAACTGGGCTGA
- a CDS encoding FAD-dependent oxidoreductase: MHVAIVGGGVVGTALAAELAGRAEVTLLERGSLGGGTTAASMAMVHRQQPAPSGYDQHLRDLAWERYEPHLPDLTHTKVGSLYVAESEAFAEQLGEAAPALCELGVETEYVGPGELSEFGVEEGLGALYTPDEGYFEPDELVEHFSTRARERGARIETGVEVVGIDPGERVGIDTTEGKLAADAVVNAAGPWAPEIDRLVGLEFPLRHTRGPILSFSCPRNPEPFTLFERGLYCRSHPEGLHVGRFATDFEAGERLDPDEALPVPDSFREEVGELAGTVPAIAGAKGIDEWVGIRTVTPDGRPLVGATGVEGYHVATGMSGLGVTLAPAVSDLLADRLLGNDRELLEPLSPARFG; this comes from the coding sequence ATGCACGTGGCGATCGTCGGCGGCGGGGTGGTCGGGACCGCGCTGGCGGCCGAGCTCGCCGGGCGCGCGGAGGTGACGCTGCTCGAACGCGGGTCGCTCGGCGGGGGGACCACCGCGGCCTCGATGGCGATGGTCCACCGCCAGCAGCCCGCCCCCTCGGGGTACGACCAGCACCTGCGCGATCTGGCGTGGGAGCGCTACGAGCCCCACCTCCCCGACCTCACCCACACGAAGGTCGGCTCGCTCTACGTCGCCGAAAGCGAGGCGTTCGCCGAGCAGCTCGGCGAGGCCGCACCCGCCCTGTGCGAGTTGGGCGTCGAGACCGAATACGTCGGCCCCGGGGAACTGTCGGAGTTCGGGGTCGAGGAGGGACTCGGCGCGCTGTACACGCCCGATGAAGGCTACTTCGAGCCCGACGAACTCGTCGAGCACTTCTCGACCCGCGCCCGCGAGCGCGGCGCGCGGATCGAGACGGGCGTCGAAGTGGTGGGGATCGATCCCGGCGAGAGGGTCGGGATCGACACCACCGAGGGGAAGCTCGCGGCCGACGCGGTCGTCAACGCCGCCGGCCCGTGGGCACCCGAGATCGACCGGCTGGTCGGCCTCGAGTTCCCGCTTCGTCACACCCGCGGGCCGATCCTTTCCTTTTCGTGTCCGAGAAATCCCGAGCCGTTCACGCTGTTCGAGCGCGGGCTCTACTGTCGGAGCCACCCCGAAGGACTTCACGTCGGCCGGTTCGCCACCGACTTCGAGGCGGGCGAACGGCTCGATCCCGACGAGGCCCTGCCGGTCCCCGATTCGTTCCGCGAGGAGGTCGGGGAGCTCGCCGGGACGGTGCCGGCGATCGCCGGGGCGAAGGGGATCGACGAGTGGGTCGGGATCCGGACCGTCACCCCCGACGGCCGGCCGCTGGTCGGTGCGACGGGAGTCGAGGGCTATCACGTCGCGACGGGCATGAGCGGGCTGGGCGTGACGCTCGCGCCCGCGGTTTCGGACCTGCTGGCGGACCGGTTGCTCGGGAACGACAGAGAACTCCTGGAGCCGCTCTCGCCCGCCCGGTTCGGGTAG
- a CDS encoding DUF6735 family protein has protein sequence MARRTLVADRLENGAYAVSEHRDPSDREPEPVASALSRRAVFESVDFRTHEAVVVREDRETTYFVLPFSIPTADSLTSSGGACIGLRPEAGLSEPYLRGWTHAMKGSLGDAIEAGLLDERAARIYLESRVRGFDDTTELIVP, from the coding sequence GTGGCCCGCAGAACCCTCGTCGCCGACCGGCTCGAAAACGGCGCCTACGCCGTCTCGGAGCACCGCGATCCCTCCGACCGGGAGCCCGAGCCGGTCGCCAGCGCCCTCTCGCGGCGCGCGGTCTTCGAGTCCGTCGACTTCCGGACCCACGAGGCGGTCGTCGTCCGCGAGGACCGGGAGACGACCTACTTCGTCCTCCCGTTCTCGATCCCGACGGCCGACTCCCTGACCTCATCAGGAGGGGCCTGCATCGGTCTCAGGCCGGAGGCGGGGCTGAGCGAGCCCTATCTCCGCGGGTGGACCCACGCGATGAAGGGCTCGCTCGGCGACGCGATCGAGGCGGGGCTGCTCGACGAGCGGGCCGCGCGGATCTATCTCGAGAGCCGGGTTCGGGGGTTCGACGATACAACGGAACTGATCGTCCCATAG
- the nucS gene encoding endonuclease NucS — MTATEETVALSEPSVEEAYGRLAGAIDRGALATLFGECTVEYDGRAASSLGPGRRHVMCKPDGTVLVHTDEGQKPVNWQPPGSEQEARLENGALELHSRRENPDEELVVRFTDIAHLAVFETGDDGANLSVAGTEEDMKRRILEEPELIEPGFRPLATERSTPAGAVDVYGEDREGRVVILELKRRRVGPDAVGQLNRYVEALERDLHAGVEVRGILVAPSVTDRARRLLATNGREFVSLSP, encoded by the coding sequence GTGACAGCGACCGAGGAGACCGTCGCGCTCTCGGAGCCGAGCGTCGAGGAGGCCTACGGCCGGCTGGCGGGGGCGATCGACCGGGGCGCGCTGGCGACGCTGTTCGGCGAGTGTACCGTCGAGTACGACGGCCGCGCGGCGAGCAGTCTGGGGCCGGGACGGCGCCACGTCATGTGCAAACCCGACGGAACGGTGCTGGTCCACACCGACGAGGGCCAGAAGCCAGTCAACTGGCAGCCGCCGGGCAGCGAGCAGGAGGCGCGGCTCGAGAACGGGGCCCTCGAACTCCACAGCCGGCGCGAGAACCCCGACGAGGAGCTCGTGGTGCGGTTCACCGACATCGCTCATCTGGCGGTCTTCGAAACGGGAGACGACGGCGCGAACCTCTCGGTGGCGGGCACCGAGGAGGACATGAAACGCCGGATCCTCGAGGAACCGGAGCTGATCGAACCGGGCTTTCGGCCGCTCGCGACCGAGCGGAGCACCCCGGCTGGCGCGGTCGACGTCTATGGGGAGGACCGGGAGGGACGGGTCGTGATCCTCGAGCTGAAACGCCGGCGGGTCGGCCCCGACGCCGTGGGCCAGCTGAACCGCTACGTCGAGGCGCTCGAACGGGACCTCCACGCGGGCGTCGAGGTCAGGGGGATCCTGGTCGCGCCCTCGGTGACGGACCGGGCCCGCCGGCTGCTCGCGACGAACGGACGGGAGTTCGTCTCGCTCTCCCCTTAA
- the mutS gene encoding DNA mismatch repair protein MutS, whose translation MDAALGAPEKMRARHEELTPMMRQYCDLCAQYDGSLVLFQVGDFYETFCEAAELSARLLEITLTKREDSTGKYPMAGIPIDSAESYIETLLDAGFRVAVADQVQDPEEASGVVDRAVTRIVTPGTLTEDELLRSEDNNYVAALAHGSGGGDEYGLAFLDVSTGDFVATGSDSEETIRDEISRFAPAEAIVGPELEGFDGFDGDCMVTPYDPSAFDLGEARALLDSYFGVPEKRLASDAEIGACGALLSYAEYARGGQDGHLDYLNHLTRYEPREYMLLDRVALRSLELFEPRAVGGDSEHTLLGVLDETACALGRRKLTDWLRRPLLDPGRIEARLDAVEEWTTLVGAREEVHALLSDVYDIERLIARVSRGRANARDLRALKDTLDRVPEIRAAMEGVESDTLRELRGDLDELEEVRELIDRAIGESPPIEITEGDVIAPGYDADLDELRETEREGKEWIDSLEARERERTGVDSLKVGFNQVHGYYIEVTNPNLDRVPEDYTRRQTLKNSERFYTPELKQREDEIMAAEERADDLEYELFVEVRQEVADESERVQAVAETLATLDVLVSLAEVAAKYGYVRPEIAEEPGIDIEGGRHPVVERAQESFVPNGIELAPDDRLAVLTGPNMSGKSTYMRQVALIAILAQIGSFVPASRARIGIVDRVFTRVGASDDIAGGRSTFMVEMSELATILRGATERSLVLLDEVGRGTSTADGLAIARAITEYVHSEVGALTLFATHHHELTHLADELPGAFNLHFAATQTDDGVTFRHDVSRGAATASYGIEVARAAGVPDSVVERSRALVAEGAPENATDGGRTVDDDRAGSPPAPSKPMSDPLIEELRELDVANMTPIEALTTLDRLKREVNED comes from the coding sequence ATGGACGCGGCGCTCGGCGCACCCGAGAAGATGCGAGCGCGCCACGAGGAGCTGACGCCGATGATGCGCCAGTACTGCGACCTCTGTGCGCAGTACGACGGGTCGCTGGTGCTCTTTCAGGTGGGCGACTTCTACGAGACGTTCTGCGAGGCCGCCGAGCTCTCGGCCCGACTGTTGGAGATCACGCTGACCAAACGCGAGGACAGTACTGGAAAATATCCGATGGCGGGGATCCCGATCGACAGCGCCGAATCCTACATCGAGACGCTGCTCGACGCCGGGTTCCGCGTGGCGGTCGCCGACCAGGTCCAGGACCCCGAGGAGGCGAGCGGCGTGGTCGATCGCGCGGTGACGAGGATCGTCACGCCGGGCACGCTGACCGAGGACGAACTGCTCAGAAGCGAGGACAACAACTACGTCGCGGCGCTCGCCCACGGAAGCGGGGGCGGGGACGAGTACGGGCTGGCCTTCCTCGACGTTTCGACTGGCGACTTCGTCGCCACGGGCTCGGACTCAGAGGAGACGATCCGCGACGAGATCAGCCGCTTCGCCCCCGCGGAGGCGATCGTCGGCCCCGAGTTGGAGGGGTTCGACGGGTTCGACGGCGACTGTATGGTCACGCCGTACGACCCCTCGGCGTTCGACCTCGGAGAGGCCCGCGCGCTGCTCGATTCGTACTTCGGCGTTCCTGAAAAACGCCTGGCGAGCGACGCCGAGATCGGCGCCTGCGGCGCGCTGCTCTCGTATGCCGAGTACGCCCGTGGCGGGCAGGACGGCCATCTCGATTACCTCAACCACCTCACCCGCTACGAGCCCCGCGAGTACATGCTGCTGGATCGGGTCGCGCTCCGTAGTTTGGAGCTGTTCGAGCCCCGGGCGGTCGGCGGCGATAGCGAACACACCCTCCTGGGCGTGCTCGACGAGACCGCCTGCGCGCTCGGCCGGCGAAAGCTCACTGACTGGCTGCGCCGGCCCCTGCTCGACCCGGGTCGGATCGAGGCTCGCCTCGATGCCGTCGAGGAGTGGACGACGCTCGTGGGAGCCCGCGAGGAGGTTCACGCCCTCCTTTCCGACGTCTACGACATCGAGCGCCTGATCGCGCGGGTCTCGCGGGGTCGGGCGAACGCCCGGGACCTGCGCGCGCTGAAGGACACCCTCGACCGGGTCCCGGAGATCCGCGCGGCGATGGAGGGCGTCGAGAGCGACACCCTCCGTGAGCTGCGGGGGGATCTCGACGAGCTCGAGGAAGTACGGGAGCTGATCGACCGGGCGATCGGCGAGAGCCCGCCGATCGAGATCACCGAGGGCGACGTGATCGCGCCGGGCTACGACGCGGACCTCGACGAGCTGCGCGAGACCGAGCGCGAGGGCAAGGAGTGGATCGATTCGCTCGAGGCCCGCGAACGCGAGCGAACCGGGGTCGACTCGCTGAAGGTCGGGTTCAACCAGGTGCATGGCTACTACATCGAGGTCACGAACCCGAACCTCGATCGGGTACCCGAGGACTACACCCGCAGACAGACGCTGAAGAACTCCGAGCGCTTCTACACGCCCGAACTCAAGCAGCGAGAGGACGAGATCATGGCCGCCGAGGAGCGCGCCGACGACCTCGAGTACGAACTATTCGTCGAGGTACGCCAGGAGGTCGCGGACGAGTCCGAGCGGGTGCAGGCGGTCGCCGAGACGCTCGCGACCCTCGACGTCCTCGTCTCGCTCGCGGAGGTCGCCGCGAAGTACGGCTACGTCCGTCCCGAGATCGCCGAGGAACCGGGAATCGACATCGAGGGCGGCCGACACCCGGTCGTCGAGCGCGCCCAGGAGTCGTTCGTCCCCAACGGGATCGAACTGGCGCCCGACGACCGCCTCGCGGTGCTGACGGGCCCGAACATGAGCGGGAAGTCGACCTACATGCGCCAGGTCGCGCTGATCGCGATCCTCGCCCAGATCGGGAGCTTCGTGCCCGCGAGCCGGGCCCGGATCGGGATCGTCGACCGGGTGTTCACCCGCGTGGGCGCGAGCGACGACATCGCGGGCGGCCGGTCGACCTTCATGGTCGAGATGAGCGAGCTCGCGACCATCCTCAGGGGTGCCACCGAGCGATCGCTGGTCCTGCTCGACGAGGTGGGACGGGGAACGAGCACCGCCGACGGGCTGGCGATCGCGCGGGCGATCACCGAGTACGTCCATAGCGAGGTCGGCGCGCTGACGCTCTTCGCGACCCATCACCACGAGCTTACCCACCTTGCGGACGAACTCCCGGGCGCGTTCAACCTCCACTTCGCGGCCACGCAGACCGACGACGGCGTCACCTTCCGCCACGACGTCTCGCGGGGGGCCGCCACGGCGTCCTACGGGATCGAGGTCGCCCGCGCCGCGGGCGTGCCCGACAGCGTCGTCGAGCGCTCGCGGGCGCTCGTCGCGGAGGGCGCTCCGGAGAACGCGACCGACGGCGGCCGCACCGTCGACGACGACCGTGCGGGGTCGCCCCCGGCCCCTTCGAAACCGATGTCCGATCCCCTCATCGAGGAGCTGCGCGAGCTCGACGTCGCGAACATGACGCCGATCGAGGCGCTGACGACGCTGGATCGGCTGAAGCGCGAGGTCAACGAGGATTAA
- a CDS encoding small multi-drug export protein, with the protein MVVLTTLIAIEPAFARSATDLFVETGGPLRYALVFLFAAIPWFEIFLVIPVGIGLGMNAVAVAALAFLGNALSVYAVLVFHDRTRSWLARRRRREATPGIRSRGRARDVWDRYGLAGLALSAPLITGVHLAALIALTAGSGKRAVGTWLTASIALWTVVLTAASYYGFGFLAGL; encoded by the coding sequence GTGGTCGTACTGACCACCCTGATCGCCATCGAACCCGCTTTCGCCCGTTCGGCCACCGATCTGTTCGTCGAAACGGGTGGGCCGCTGAGATACGCGCTGGTCTTCCTGTTCGCCGCGATCCCGTGGTTCGAGATCTTCCTCGTGATCCCGGTCGGGATCGGCCTCGGGATGAACGCCGTCGCCGTCGCCGCCCTCGCCTTCCTCGGGAACGCGCTGTCGGTCTACGCGGTCCTCGTCTTCCACGACCGGACGCGGTCCTGGTTGGCGAGACGCCGGCGACGGGAGGCGACGCCGGGGATCCGCTCGCGGGGCCGGGCACGGGACGTCTGGGACCGCTACGGGCTGGCCGGGCTGGCGCTGTCCGCGCCGCTGATCACCGGGGTCCATCTCGCCGCGCTCATCGCGCTCACGGCCGGCTCCGGAAAGCGGGCCGTCGGGACGTGGCTGACCGCGAGCATCGCCCTCTGGACGGTAGTCCTGACCGCTGCCTCCTACTACGGCTTCGGGTTCCTCGCGGGGCTCTGA
- a CDS encoding DsbA family oxidoreductase, giving the protein MSETTSREERLTVYADYVCPFCYLGRQSLEQYRESRENRVEIDWQPFDLRSDKRGPDGEIDHSVPDGKDEEYFEQARENVRRLQEEYGVEMAQEIATEVDSLPAQAASLYVKEAHPDRWEAFDGAIYAALWKEGRDIGDRDVLSELAEEVGLDPEAVLDAIDDEDLRERLDGRFAEARERGVTGVPTFAYEGYAARGAVPPEQLERLVEGT; this is encoded by the coding sequence ATGAGCGAAACCACTTCCCGGGAGGAGCGGCTCACGGTCTACGCCGACTACGTCTGTCCGTTCTGCTATCTCGGCCGCCAGTCCCTCGAACAGTATCGGGAGAGCCGCGAGAACAGGGTAGAGATCGACTGGCAGCCCTTCGACCTCCGAAGCGACAAGCGGGGGCCGGACGGCGAGATCGACCACTCGGTACCCGACGGCAAGGACGAGGAGTACTTCGAACAGGCACGCGAGAACGTCCGGCGCCTACAGGAGGAGTACGGCGTCGAGATGGCCCAGGAGATCGCGACGGAGGTCGACTCGCTTCCCGCACAGGCCGCCTCGCTGTACGTCAAGGAGGCCCATCCCGACCGGTGGGAGGCGTTCGACGGGGCGATCTACGCGGCGCTCTGGAAGGAGGGGCGGGACATCGGGGACCGGGACGTCCTTTCGGAGCTCGCCGAGGAGGTCGGGCTCGATCCGGAGGCGGTGCTCGACGCGATCGACGACGAGGACCTTCGCGAACGCCTCGACGGGCGCTTCGCCGAGGCGCGCGAGCGGGGCGTGACGGGCGTGCCGACGTTCGCGTACGAGGGGTACGCCGCCCGAGGGGCGGTGCCGCCCGAACAGCTCGAACGGCTCGTCGAGGGGACGTGA
- the pth2 gene encoding peptidyl-tRNA hydrolase Pth2, with translation MKQAIVARTDIGMGQGKLAAQVAHASLSAYQDTDPGARKDWQGGGQKKVVLKASGEREIFELADRAEREGVPHAVIRDAGHTQLESGTVTALAVGPAADDRVDRVTGHLSLF, from the coding sequence ATGAAACAGGCGATCGTCGCCCGGACGGACATCGGCATGGGACAGGGGAAACTCGCCGCGCAGGTCGCCCACGCCTCGCTGTCGGCCTACCAGGACACCGATCCGGGGGCACGAAAGGACTGGCAGGGCGGCGGCCAGAAGAAGGTCGTCCTGAAGGCCTCCGGCGAGAGGGAGATCTTCGAGCTCGCGGATCGCGCCGAGCGCGAGGGCGTCCCCCACGCGGTGATCCGCGACGCGGGTCATACCCAACTGGAGTCGGGGACCGTAACGGCGCTGGCGGTCGGGCCCGCCGCCGACGACCGGGTGGATCGGGTGACGGGCCACCTCTCGCTGTTCTGA